One segment of Solanum lycopersicum chromosome 1, SLM_r2.1 DNA contains the following:
- the LOC101259662 gene encoding uncharacterized protein, which translates to MTLLTIKARPDFVEIIALYQAFALAGERNNDQPKEKFFQIELRESKAQEFMTLRHGNMKVQEYGLKFNQLSKYALYIVADSRAQMNMFLYGLSYWVKTECRNAMVLGDMNISSLMTHAHQVDVYKLREQAKENKKARNGNYEYSQQKSGGGNRLQGQKKFSAPTPSSSNVPSSNNRYDQKGRTQDSKSLGSVSGGGQHQNRLYALQARQDMAGSANIVTGTLRLFDLDVYSLLDPGATLSFVTPYIASQFSVSPETISEPFSISTPVGDPVIARRVYRNCPVIVSQKVLSADLVELEIVDFDIILGMDWLHSCYASIDCRTRIVRFQFPNELFLEWKGSSLAPMGQFISYLRATTMISKGYLYHLVSVKDSSLETPSLELVPEVCEFPEVFPKDLPEVPLEREINFGIDILQDAQSISIPPYRMAPAELKELKEQLKYLLDKGFIIPSISPLGALVLFVNKKDGSLTICIDYR; encoded by the exons ATGACCTTATTGACCATAAAGGCCCGTCCAGATTTTGTGGAGATAATTGCACTTTATCAGGCATTTGCTTTGGCAGGAGAAAGAAACAATGACCAACCCAAAGAAAA GTTTTTCCaaatagagttgagagaatcAAAGGCCCAAGAATTCATGACCTTGAGGCATGGAAACATGAAagtccaagagtatgggctgaagtttaaccaactctccaagTATGCTCTTTACATTGTTGCTGACTCCAGGGCTCAGATGAATATGTTCTTGTATGGACTATCATATTGGGTGAAGACAGAGTGCAGAAATGCTATGGTGctgggagatatgaacatctctagtcttatgactcatgctcaccAGGTTGACGTTTATAAGCTTAGGGAACAAGCtaaggaaaataagaaggctaggaatGGGAACTATGAGTATTCTCAGCAGAaatcgggtggtggaaatcgctTGCAGGGTCAGAAGAAATTTTCAGCTCCAACCCCTTCATCATCTAATGTTCCATCCTCCAACAATAGGTATGACCAGAAGGGAAGAACACAAGACTCTAAGTCTCTgggaagtgtttcag GTGGCGGTCAGCACCAGAACAGACTTTATGCTCTTCAGGCTCGCCAGGATATGGCAGGTTCTGCTAATATAGTCACTGGTACTTTACGActctttgaccttgatgtttattcattgttagatccaggggctactctttcttttgtaactccttatatagCATCCCAATTCAGTGTCAGTCCAGAAACTATCTCAGAACCCTTCTCAatctctactccagtcggtgaccctgttatagctagacgggtatacagaaattgccctgtcatagtctctcagaaagtcCTCTCAGcggatctagtagagttagaaattgtAGACTTCGATAttattctaggcatggattggttacactcatgttatgcctcaatcgattgtagaactaggattgttcgttttcagtttccaaatgaactattcttagaatggaagggtagtagcctagcgcctatgggtcaatttatttcttaccttaggGCCACAAcgatgatatctaagggttatctctatcatctagtttcggttaaggattctagccttgaaaccccaTCCCTTGAGTTAGTTCCAGAAGTCTGTGAATTTCcagaagtatttccaaaagatcttcctGAGGTTCCTCTTGAAAGGGAAATCAACTTTGGAATTGATATCCTTCAAGATGCCCAgtctatttctattcctccttacagaatggctccagcagagcttaaggaattgaaagagcagttgaaataccttctagataagggtttcatcatacctagtatttcaccattgGGTGCACTAGTATTGTTCGTTAataagaaagatggttctctcacaatatgcattgactatagatag